Proteins from a genomic interval of Pseudomonas versuta:
- a CDS encoding response regulator, with amino-acid sequence MSRLLIVDDDVEILLLLEKFFLLHAYEVELATHGEAMWAAIGRQRPDLIILDLMLPGEGGLSLCQKLRLNTGIPIVMLTAMGELSDRIVGLELGADDYLTKPFDPRELLARLRAVLRRASDPVRARNEDTRLVISFAGWHLDVTRRELRSSADVMIPLSGGEFDLLVVFLEHPERILSREQLIDLTHGSNHEAFDRSIDVQVSRLRRKIEPDSKRPDLIRTVRNGGYLFNAKVTRT; translated from the coding sequence GTGAGCAGGTTACTGATCGTCGACGACGATGTGGAAATCCTATTACTGCTGGAGAAGTTCTTTCTTTTGCATGCTTATGAAGTGGAACTGGCCACCCACGGCGAAGCCATGTGGGCGGCAATCGGGCGCCAGCGGCCGGATCTCATCATTCTCGATCTGATGCTTCCCGGTGAGGGCGGGCTCAGCCTCTGCCAGAAATTACGCCTCAACACCGGTATTCCGATTGTGATGCTGACCGCCATGGGCGAGTTGAGTGACCGTATTGTTGGCCTGGAACTGGGTGCCGATGATTACCTGACCAAGCCGTTTGATCCTCGCGAGTTACTGGCCCGCCTGCGGGCAGTTCTACGTCGCGCCAGTGATCCGGTTAGAGCGCGGAACGAAGACACACGACTGGTTATCAGCTTTGCGGGCTGGCACCTGGACGTTACGCGCCGCGAGCTGCGCTCGTCAGCCGATGTGATGATTCCTCTCTCGGGCGGTGAGTTCGATTTACTGGTGGTCTTTCTTGAACACCCTGAACGCATCCTCTCGCGCGAACAATTGATCGACCTGACGCACGGGAGCAATCACGAAGCCTTTGACCGCAGCATTGACGTGCAGGTGAGCCGCCTGAGACGAAAAATAGAGCCTGACAGCAAGCGTCCGGACCTGATTCGTACCGTGCGTAATGGCGGATACCTGTTCAATGCAAAGGTGACGCGCACGTGA
- a CDS encoding ATP-binding protein, translated as MRGLIAHVDTLRRRIALTIVAAMLASLVLYALFVQVAGVWAKPPVDQIGLLDQIAATTRIIQAAPPQLREQLSAAASNPALGVLWSEHRSSFELPANGTSIDLDKAPVLHQLLGEAEHKIEVFQPANWPAESSQARYVLLMQLNDGSWLSFTPPQRSWGMSAALRFAVVVALGLVAAWLVARFATRQLADPLQRFTSAVQRFGTDLNAPAIEIEGPREIRQAIIAYNTMQAKIQQFIAERTLMLASISHDLRAPLTRIRLRCEFIEDIDQQRKLIRDTDEMQSMINCALGFFRDESLREQATTFDLSELLQTVIDDYSDQGIAVAFSGPPHLVYLGRPVGIKRMTTNLLENAVKYARHPRIELINGKCSICIEVSDEGPGIPDSELENVFVPFFRLEPSRNRDSGGVGLGLSSARAMARQHGGELLLRNRIGGGLIAQVELPHASLNRAVAITPPRT; from the coding sequence GTGAGAGGGCTGATTGCGCACGTTGACACGCTCAGACGCCGGATAGCCTTGACCATTGTCGCGGCGATGCTCGCCTCGCTAGTGCTCTACGCCCTGTTTGTACAGGTGGCCGGGGTCTGGGCCAAACCGCCAGTCGATCAAATCGGCTTGCTGGATCAGATCGCGGCGACCACGCGCATCATCCAGGCGGCCCCGCCACAGCTGCGTGAGCAGTTGTCTGCTGCGGCGAGCAATCCAGCCCTCGGGGTGCTCTGGAGCGAACACCGGAGCAGTTTCGAACTGCCAGCTAACGGGACCTCGATCGACCTGGACAAAGCGCCGGTTCTGCATCAGTTGCTGGGGGAGGCCGAACACAAGATAGAGGTCTTCCAGCCCGCCAATTGGCCTGCCGAAAGCTCGCAAGCGCGTTATGTCTTGTTGATGCAACTGAACGACGGTAGCTGGTTGTCGTTTACTCCGCCGCAACGGAGTTGGGGGATGAGCGCGGCATTGCGTTTTGCCGTTGTCGTTGCCCTGGGGCTGGTTGCAGCCTGGCTGGTCGCCCGGTTTGCCACTCGCCAACTGGCCGATCCGCTGCAACGATTTACCAGTGCCGTGCAACGCTTCGGTACCGACCTTAATGCCCCCGCCATTGAAATCGAAGGCCCCCGTGAAATACGCCAAGCGATCATTGCCTATAACACCATGCAGGCCAAGATCCAGCAGTTCATTGCCGAACGCACGCTCATGCTGGCGTCAATCTCCCACGACTTGCGTGCGCCCTTGACCCGCATACGGCTGCGGTGCGAGTTCATTGAAGATATTGACCAGCAACGAAAACTGATCCGCGACACCGATGAAATGCAATCGATGATCAACTGCGCCCTGGGGTTTTTTCGCGACGAAAGTCTGCGCGAGCAAGCCACAACGTTTGACCTCAGCGAACTGCTGCAGACGGTGATCGATGACTACAGCGATCAGGGAATCGCCGTTGCTTTTTCAGGGCCTCCCCACCTGGTGTATTTAGGCCGACCGGTGGGCATCAAGCGAATGACCACCAACTTACTGGAAAACGCAGTGAAGTATGCCCGCCATCCACGCATCGAATTGATCAATGGCAAGTGTTCGATCTGCATCGAGGTGAGCGATGAGGGACCGGGGATTCCTGATTCTGAGCTGGAGAACGTATTCGTTCCGTTCTTTCGGCTTGAGCCCTCGCGCAATCGAGACTCCGGAGGGGTAGGGCTTGGTCTGTCCTCGGCCCGGGCAATGGCGCGCCAGCACGGCGGAGAGCTACTGTTACGAAACCGTATTGGCGGTGGACTCATCGCACAGGTCGAGTTACCCCACGCGTCTTTGAATCGGGCAGTGGCAATCACGCCACCCAGGACTTAG
- a CDS encoding diguanylate cyclase domain-containing protein codes for MPKKYYLPLKPSKILNSIVTRLLLVALCIVILGAVVREYALTKFLHEELSAIVEKQQLALATYVAHDVDRKITQRQALIQHLGVSLPIDLIAQPAKLRAWLKEHYEYQVLFSAGLFIFRPNGQLLAGYPVHQGQAIADYSDRDYFQAGRAGHSLVGRPEMSGVPQEPTLPISVPILDEAGKVQAVLVGLTALAAPGFMELLLKKNVDNPVGWVKIVLPKDNVLVTFSALGLTLKSTPAPGINALYDKAIAGFRGAGLTINSEGVEVVSAMASVPSTGWFVVASLPSKEAFSLVGRVQIFLIKGAVGAIFLFAILSSAGLYIVFRHLFHAVAQADRMTRDEIPLAPIPVVYNDEIGHLIAAFNRLLLKLDENQAELKRIALHDPLTGLPNRAFLAARLRQVLALAKRQHTVVALLFMDLDGFKYINDTLGHEAGDEVLRQVTKRFSSIIRQSDTLARIGGDEFIVVATELGDNAEDTAHTIAAKCIDALSAPFFIAGEVCVVGVSIGIALGGGESSSDELLLAADRVLYQAKKAGRGRYMACRV; via the coding sequence ATGCCTAAAAAATATTATTTGCCGCTAAAACCTTCAAAAATATTGAATAGCATTGTCACACGACTGCTTTTGGTGGCGTTGTGTATTGTCATATTGGGTGCTGTCGTGCGCGAGTATGCGCTGACCAAGTTTCTGCATGAAGAATTGAGCGCAATTGTGGAAAAGCAACAGTTAGCGCTTGCCACTTATGTCGCTCATGATGTTGATAGAAAAATCACCCAGCGTCAGGCGTTAATTCAGCATCTTGGCGTTTCGTTGCCCATTGATCTCATCGCCCAGCCTGCGAAGTTGCGTGCTTGGCTCAAAGAGCATTACGAGTACCAAGTCTTATTTTCTGCAGGATTATTCATCTTCCGCCCGAACGGGCAGTTGCTCGCGGGTTATCCCGTCCACCAGGGACAGGCAATTGCTGATTATTCTGATCGTGATTATTTTCAGGCAGGGCGTGCGGGACATTCGCTTGTCGGGCGCCCCGAAATGAGTGGTGTCCCCCAGGAACCGACGTTACCCATATCAGTACCGATTCTTGACGAGGCCGGTAAAGTGCAGGCTGTTTTAGTCGGCTTAACCGCGCTGGCTGCGCCTGGTTTTATGGAATTGTTGCTTAAAAAAAACGTCGATAATCCCGTGGGCTGGGTAAAAATAGTCTTGCCGAAAGATAATGTACTGGTCACGTTTTCAGCGCTTGGCCTGACACTTAAATCAACACCCGCCCCGGGTATCAACGCCCTGTATGACAAGGCCATCGCGGGCTTTCGTGGTGCGGGGCTGACGATTAACTCAGAAGGCGTTGAAGTCGTATCGGCCATGGCATCTGTGCCGAGTACGGGCTGGTTTGTTGTCGCCAGTTTACCAAGCAAAGAAGCGTTTTCATTAGTAGGTCGGGTTCAGATTTTTTTGATTAAAGGTGCAGTGGGGGCAATTTTCTTATTCGCGATCCTGTCATCAGCCGGACTGTATATTGTCTTTCGTCATTTGTTTCATGCCGTCGCCCAGGCTGACCGCATGACACGGGATGAAATACCCCTGGCGCCAATACCTGTTGTTTACAATGATGAAATTGGACATCTGATTGCGGCATTCAATCGTTTGCTGCTCAAACTGGATGAGAATCAGGCCGAACTAAAAAGAATTGCTCTTCATGACCCGCTCACAGGCTTGCCCAATAGAGCCTTTCTTGCTGCACGGCTGCGACAAGTGTTGGCGCTGGCAAAAAGACAACACACGGTTGTGGCGTTGTTATTCATGGATCTGGACGGCTTTAAATATATTAATGACACCTTGGGGCATGAAGCCGGCGACGAGGTTTTGCGCCAGGTCACGAAGCGTTTTTCCAGCATCATTCGGCAAAGCGATACATTGGCGCGGATCGGTGGCGATGAATTTATCGTGGTGGCAACTGAGCTTGGCGATAACGCAGAAGATACCGCACACACAATAGCGGCCAAATGCATTGACGCACTAAGTGCTCCTTTTTTTATTGCAGGAGAAGTTTGTGTCGTTGGCGTTTCGATCGGGATTGCCCTCGGCGGCGGGGAGAGCTCTTCGGATGAGCTTCTTTTAGCGGCTGATCGGGTTTTGTACCAAGCCAAAAAAGCCGGGCGTGGTCGGTACATGGCCTGCCGTGTGTAA
- a CDS encoding dTMP kinase produces the protein MSCPLFISLDGPKGTGKTTLLEAVTKVLRADNKKVIRLCEKKSDPFRGETMTLVNQFARDPGRDLELRICERLADSRSWISRHVLTKQPPDSIILIDRWYPSDAAFRRLVPFAEILQLNLDRSVRVPDLHVGVVTDSEVSWARAAARTRGLGSTVIHSLAEHGACSRAFEQAVADHGWVLCRNEGAIEDATMQVVSEIYSALQGTRWS, from the coding sequence GTGAGTTGTCCGTTGTTTATTTCTCTAGATGGGCCCAAGGGTACCGGCAAGACCACATTGTTGGAGGCCGTTACCAAAGTACTGAGGGCTGACAACAAAAAAGTAATCCGGCTTTGCGAGAAAAAAAGCGATCCCTTCAGGGGCGAAACAATGACCCTGGTTAACCAGTTCGCCAGAGATCCTGGCCGGGATCTGGAGTTGCGGATTTGTGAGCGCCTTGCGGATAGCCGAAGCTGGATCTCCCGGCATGTGCTGACTAAACAGCCACCGGACAGCATCATCCTGATCGACCGCTGGTACCCGTCTGATGCCGCGTTTCGCCGGCTGGTACCGTTTGCAGAGATTTTACAGTTGAACCTTGACCGAAGCGTGCGAGTGCCAGACCTGCATGTTGGGGTGGTTACGGATTCTGAGGTTTCATGGGCGAGGGCAGCGGCACGCACGCGCGGGTTGGGCAGTACGGTGATCCATAGCCTGGCAGAACATGGCGCATGTAGCCGGGCGTTCGAGCAAGCGGTTGCAGATCACGGCTGGGTTTTATGCCGTAATGAAGGCGCGATCGAAGACGCAACGATGCAGGTGGTTTCCGAGATCTATAGTGCCTTGCAAGGCACCAGATGGAGCTGA
- a CDS encoding EAL domain-containing protein: MPRNIARSSFVSVGCAECRNLDGLGFDFIMAFQPIVNVRTHTTFAYEALVRGVNGESAASILDQVNDENRYRFDQACRVKAIERATQLGLLTIADCKLSINFLPNAVYRAETCIRATLEAARLFGFPPEKLMFEVTEGERVDDPMHLKRIFEEYERQGFTTSIDDFGSGYSGLNLLAMFQPHVLKIDMALTRNIDRDPVRTAIVEGIVLLAKRLDITIVAEGIETSEVRDALLGLGVDLMQGYLFARPDTSRLPLANFS; the protein is encoded by the coding sequence ATGCCCCGTAATATCGCACGCTCATCGTTCGTATCAGTCGGCTGCGCAGAGTGCCGAAATCTGGATGGGTTGGGGTTCGATTTCATAATGGCGTTCCAGCCAATCGTTAACGTAAGAACGCACACTACCTTTGCCTACGAAGCCCTTGTACGCGGGGTGAACGGGGAGTCGGCGGCAAGCATTCTGGATCAGGTCAACGATGAAAACCGATACCGCTTTGACCAAGCATGCCGAGTCAAGGCGATCGAGAGAGCGACGCAATTAGGTCTACTGACCATTGCAGACTGCAAGCTCAGCATCAATTTTTTGCCAAATGCTGTGTATCGAGCCGAGACCTGCATTCGTGCCACTCTAGAGGCGGCCAGGCTATTTGGCTTTCCTCCAGAGAAACTAATGTTTGAAGTGACCGAAGGTGAGCGTGTCGATGACCCTATGCATCTAAAGAGGATTTTCGAAGAGTATGAGCGCCAAGGGTTTACTACCTCTATCGACGATTTCGGCTCGGGTTACTCAGGGCTGAATTTATTGGCAATGTTTCAACCGCACGTACTGAAAATTGATATGGCACTTACCAGAAATATCGATAGAGATCCGGTTAGAACGGCAATTGTTGAAGGCATCGTGTTACTCGCAAAACGTTTGGATATAACGATTGTGGCCGAAGGTATTGAGACTTCTGAGGTGCGTGATGCCCTGCTCGGTTTAGGGGTAGATCTTATGCAGGGATACCTCTTTGCAAGACCAGATACGTCCCGACTGCCACTTGCGAATTTTTCCTGA
- a CDS encoding thiol-disulfide oxidoreductase DCC family protein — translation MTVETGSPAPFLKSGDTAVLFDGTCKLCNGWARFIIHYDHACRIQLAAVQSPEGQELLKWSGLPLDEFNTIVLISNNKVSLRSEAMFEILSRLDAPWRWLKAARVVPAGMRDWIYDKIALNRYRLFGRYDSVQLPSADHDRRFLKANR, via the coding sequence CTGACAGTGGAAACCGGATCCCCTGCCCCGTTCCTGAAATCGGGCGACACAGCAGTGCTCTTCGACGGCACCTGCAAGCTCTGCAACGGCTGGGCGCGATTCATTATCCACTATGACCATGCTTGTCGAATTCAGCTCGCTGCGGTTCAGTCGCCGGAAGGCCAGGAGCTGTTGAAGTGGAGCGGGCTACCTCTGGACGAGTTCAACACCATTGTTCTTATCTCAAACAACAAGGTGTCCCTACGTTCTGAGGCGATGTTCGAGATTTTGAGTCGCCTGGATGCACCCTGGCGCTGGCTGAAAGCTGCTCGAGTCGTCCCGGCAGGAATGCGAGACTGGATTTACGACAAAATTGCCCTGAATCGTTATCGGCTTTTCGGACGATATGATTCCGTCCAGCTTCCGAGCGCCGATCATGACCGCCGCTTTTTGAAAGCAAATCGGTAA